A single region of the Candidatus Neomarinimicrobiota bacterium genome encodes:
- a CDS encoding PorV/PorQ family protein, translating into MRTSCPKVLSDKFLPRIGTSFSKSLLDKSKRIGNPVHAVSGFRVSYFNQSVRNVLFSLFFFVTFIILNLVQGQIVSNVSKVGTTAAPFLEIEVGSRALGMGGAFVAIANDATAIYWNPAGIARLSKSEATLIHTNWLVGTNFDFAGIVLPMGRMGSIAVSVTSLSTDEMEVRTVQNPEGTGEKFSQGDLSAGLSYAKNLTDKFSIGVNVKYISQKIWHMNAQGYALDIGTLFRTEFNGMMIGMSISNFGGSMKLEGKDIFVNYDEAPQFGGSNERIPAFKKTDEFPLPLLFRVGIAMDLLKNSRNQLTIAADAAHPNDNTEYINLGMEYIFRNQVALRFGYKNLFTLDTEEGFTAGVGTKLKLARGIAVKIDYALQDFGRLHNAQRFSLGFEF; encoded by the coding sequence ATGAGGACAAGTTGCCCAAAGGTTCTTTCGGACAAGTTTCTCCCGAGAATCGGGACAAGTTTCTCAAAGAGTCTTTTGGACAAATCGAAGCGTATTGGAAACCCCGTACACGCAGTGTCGGGGTTTAGAGTTTCATATTTCAATCAGTCTGTTCGAAATGTCCTATTCTCCCTCTTCTTTTTTGTCACTTTCATTATACTCAATCTTGTGCAAGGTCAAATTGTAAGCAATGTCTCGAAAGTAGGCACCACGGCTGCTCCATTCTTAGAAATTGAAGTGGGCTCCAGGGCACTAGGAATGGGAGGCGCCTTTGTTGCGATTGCCAATGATGCAACTGCTATCTATTGGAATCCGGCGGGAATAGCCCGGTTATCGAAGAGCGAGGCTACATTGATTCATACAAATTGGTTGGTAGGAACCAATTTCGACTTTGCAGGCATTGTGTTGCCTATGGGCCGCATGGGATCAATCGCAGTAAGTGTAACCTCCTTGAGTACTGATGAAATGGAAGTTAGAACCGTACAGAATCCTGAGGGCACTGGGGAAAAATTTTCCCAGGGCGATTTGTCCGCAGGATTGTCTTATGCTAAGAATCTGACGGATAAGTTTTCGATTGGAGTTAATGTAAAATATATTTCACAGAAAATTTGGCATATGAATGCCCAAGGGTATGCCCTCGATATAGGAACTTTATTCCGAACCGAGTTTAACGGGATGATGATCGGAATGAGCATCTCAAATTTTGGAGGGTCGATGAAATTGGAAGGGAAAGACATCTTCGTAAACTATGATGAGGCACCGCAATTCGGTGGAAGTAATGAGCGAATCCCAGCATTTAAGAAGACTGATGAGTTTCCTTTACCCCTTCTTTTCAGGGTCGGCATAGCGATGGACCTTCTCAAGAATAGCAGGAACCAATTAACAATTGCCGCAGATGCAGCTCACCCGAACGACAATACGGAGTATATTAACCTGGGGATGGAATATATCTTTAGAAATCAGGTAGCCCTGAGATTTGGATACAAGAATTTGTTCACCCTTGATACTGAAGAAGGATTTACTGCCGGAGTCGGCACAAAATTGAAATTGGCAAGAGGAATTGCAGTAAAGATTGATTATGCCTTACAGGATTTTGGTAGACTGCATAATGCACAACGATTTTCTTTGGGGTTTGAATTTTAG